The Solidesulfovibrio sp. sequence ACGAACCGTTTTCGCGGGGCGAAAGCCCCCTCCATGCCCTGGACGCCCGTTTTCGCCTGATCGCCTGCCTGGCCCTGTCCCTGGCCGCCGCGCTGGCCCATCGGCCACAGCCGGCCTGGGTGGTGTTCGGGGCGGGCATGGCCTGCGTCGCGGCGGCCAGGCTTCCCTGGCGCCTGGTCTGCGGCCGGTTCGTGTCGGTCAACGCCTTTGTCGCCTTCCTGTGGCTGGTGTTGCCCTGGTCCACGCCGGGGGAGTCCCTGTACGTGTTCCATGGCCTGGCCGTCACCCGGGAGGGGATCGACCTGGCCGCGCTCATTACGCTCAAGACCAATGCCGTCCTGGCCTGCGTGCTGTCGCTTTTGGCCACCATCCCGGCCCCGGACCTGGGCGCGGCCATGACGGGCCTGGGGCTGCCGGACAAGTTCACCTTCCTGTTCTTGTTTACCTATCGCTATCTGCACGTTATTTCGGAAGAATACGGCCGCATGGCCACGGCGGCCCGGCTGCGGGGCTTTGTCCCGGCGACGTCGCTGCACGCCTATCGGACCTATGCCGCCCTGGTGGCCATGGTGCTCGTCCACAGCTATGACCGGTCGCGCCGGGTCTATGAGGCCATGGTGCTGCGGGGCTTTTCCGGCCGCTTCCGCAGCCTGGCCCGGTTCGCCCCGGGGCGCGCCGATGTGGTTTTCCTGTGTTGCTGCCTGGCCGTGGCCGCCCTGGCCGGGGCGCTGGACTTCTTGCCCTGGAGGGCCCATGGCTGAGCCGCTGCTGACCCTTTCCGGCGTGACCTACGCCTATCCCGGCGCGTCGCGGCCGGTCCTGACCGATGTCGATTTCCGCTTCGCCCCGGGGGAGCGCATCGGGCTTTTCGGGCCCAACGGCTCGGGCAAGACGACGCTTTTGCACGTGATGATGGGGCTTATCCGCCCGACGCGGGGCGAGGTGCGCTACAAGGGGGGGCTTGCCGTCACGGAAAAGGATTTCCGGGCCGTGCGGCGGGGCATCGGGCTGCTGCTGCAAAACGCCGACGACCAGATCATCTACCCGACGGTCCTGGACGACGTGGCCTTCGGGCCGCTCAACTGCGGCCTTTCCCCGGGCCAGGCCCGGGACAAGGCCGAGGCGACCCTGGCCATGCTCGGCCTCGATGGCTTCGGAGAACGGCTTTCCCATCGGCTGTCCGGCGGCGAAAAAAAACTCGTCTCCCTGGCCGGGGTGCTGGCCATGGAACCCGAGGCGCTCTTTCTCGACGAACCCACCAACGGCCTGGACCCGCAGACCCGCGATCACATCATCGCCGTCCTGGCCGGACTCGGCAAACCCGTGATCGTCATCTCCCACGATTGGGATTTCCTGGTCCAGGTGACCGGGATCTATTACACCATCGAGGCCGGCCGCCTGCGCCGCGATCCCGATTTCCTCCTGCACCGCCACGTCCACGTCCATCCCCTGGGCGATTTGGAGCACCACCACCATGGCTGAAGGCGCCGCCGGGGCGGCTGACGGACTCGGACGCGCCGGGCGGCTCGGTCCCGCCGCCGAAAAGCGAAACGCCGCCGCACCCTCGGCGCGACGGCGTCTGTCGGTATCGTGCAATCCGCCTAGTCCAGGCCGAGCTGAGCGAGCAGGTCGTCCACGTCGCCCTGGCCGACCTTGGTTTGCGGGCCCTTGAGTGCGGAGACCTTCTGTTTGGCCTCGGCCTCCAGGACCTTGATGTCCTTTTGGGGCTCCTCGGCCCAGGCCTTCATCTGCAGGCCCGTGGACAGGTAGAGGTCGAGGACGATCTGTTCGACCTTCTTGATGGCCTCGATGATGCGCTTGATGCGCTGGCCGGTGAGGTCCTGGAAGCTCAGGGTGGTCATGATGCGCATGAGGTCCTCGCCCAGGGCGTCGTTGGCCTCGCGCAGCCGGGAAATCGTTGCCGGGTCGGCCTGCGCCTGTTGCAGGGCGTTAAGGTCGGCGACGGCGCTGGCCTGGAACTCCATGTGCTTTTCGACGATGTCCATGATGTCGGTGGTGGCCGACTCGGTGGTCTGGAGGATCTTGTCGAGTTGCTGGGCGGCTTCCTGGAAGAGCTGGTCGGCCTGCCGTTTGTCCTCGCGCGGGCTGTGCTCGTTTTCGGTCTTGGCGGCCTTGTTGATCTCCTTGTAGATGTCCTGGAGGCCTTGGCGCATCTCCTGGTTGAGGCGCTGATGGAACTCGCTTTCCAGCAACGCCCGGGACAGGGTCTTGGCCACCTCGCGCTCGATGGTGGCGCTGATGCTGTCGCGCAGCTCCGGGACCACCTCGCGCAGGATCTTGTCCAGCAGCCGCTCCACCAGTTCTTCGTCGTTGACCATGCTCTGCCTCAGTCCCATTTTTTGCCGCGCAGGTCGTCGCGCTGGCTTTGGAAGACGAATTGGACGATGCTTTCGAGGTCGCGCTCCCGGATGCGGGTGAAATCCAGGGCGTATTCGATGATGCCGTCCTCATGGGGGTCGCGCCGGATGATCCGGCCCACGGCCCCGGCCATGCGCAGCGGAAAGCGCGACAGGACGATGACCGCCTCCACGGGGCATTCCAAGGGCAGGTCCTCGGCCGCGGTGAACCGGATGCCGGCGCCGCTGATCTCGATGACGCGCAGGGCGATGGGGAAATCCGCCATGAGTTCGTCGCGGCCCCGCATGGACAGCAGCATGTCGAGCTTGGCGTTTATCGTGCACAAAAGGGTGTAAAGCCCCTCGCTCATGCCGGCGTCGCGGCCGTCGTGGGTGCACAGGCCCAGGACCCCGGAATAGGGCGTTTCCCGGAAGACCTGCATGTCGTCCGGACCGGGCAGCCGGCGCAGGTGGCCGCCGAGGCGGGTGGGGATGCGCATGAATTCGCGTTTCTCTTCCACGGCCCCCTCCTTGTCCGCACTCACATGGCGCCGTTTTCCAACTGGATGTCCATGGCCGCCACGGGGCACACCTTGGTGCACATGCCGCAGGCCGAACAGGCCTCGTCGTCGAACTCCACCAGGCGGGTTTCGATGTTGAGGGTGAGCGCCTTGGTCGGGCACAGGGCCGTGCACACGCCGCAGTGGATGCAACTGTCCGCGTCGCGGGAGATGCGCTGGGCGGCCGGGGCCACGCCGATGCCCTGGTCGCGCAGATAGCCCAGGCCCGCCTCGTAGGCCTCGGCCGGGCCGGACAGTTCGAGGGTCATCTGGCCTTCGTGGCGCGGGGTGATCTGCGCCTTGAGGATGCTGAACGCCAGGCCGTAGACCCGGGCCAGGTCGCAGACCACGGGCTTGTTCGAGGCTTCCGGCGGAAAGGTCAGGTAGACGACCTTGCGCAGTTTCTTTTCGCTTGCTGGTTCCATGGAAGGAGCGCTCCTGATGGCCCGGCTATTTGGGCATCATGGATTTGGCCCGGGCGGCGAAGGCGGAGTCCGGATATTTGTCGATGACTTCCTTAAACGACAGCTTGGCCGCGCCGGTGTTGCCGAGTTTCATGAAGGCCACGCCGCGCTTGAACAGCGCATCGGCGTGCTTGGCGCTTTTGGGGTATTTCTCGATGACTTCCTGGTAGGACAGGGCGGCGTTGGCGAAATCCCCCAGCTGGAAATAGCATTCGCCCATCCAGAACAGGGCGTTGGGCATCAGCGAACTGGTCTTGAAGTTGCGGCCGAACTCCTGAAAAATACCCAGGGCTTCCTGGTATTGCTTGGCATTGAAGCTGGCCAGGCCCTTGGCGTAGACGGCGTCGGCCGGATTTTGGGCCGTGGTCGCCGGTGCGGCCGGCTGGGCGGCCGGGGCCGCCGGTTGGACCGCCGGTTGGGCCGCCGGCGCGGCGTAGCCGCCGGCGGGGGCATAGGGCGGGATCTCCGGCCCGTCGTCCGGGCCGGCGCCGCCGGGCGTGGCCTGGCCGGCATAGCCGGGTTGCCCCTGGCCGTACCCGGCC is a genomic window containing:
- a CDS encoding PilZ domain-containing protein yields the protein MEEKREFMRIPTRLGGHLRRLPGPDDMQVFRETPYSGVLGLCTHDGRDAGMSEGLYTLLCTINAKLDMLLSMRGRDELMADFPIALRVIEISGAGIRFTAAEDLPLECPVEAVIVLSRFPLRMAGAVGRIIRRDPHEDGIIEYALDFTRIRERDLESIVQFVFQSQRDDLRGKKWD
- the cbiQ gene encoding cobalt ECF transporter T component CbiQ; this encodes MIDEPFSRGESPLHALDARFRLIACLALSLAAALAHRPQPAWVVFGAGMACVAAARLPWRLVCGRFVSVNAFVAFLWLVLPWSTPGESLYVFHGLAVTREGIDLAALITLKTNAVLACVLSLLATIPAPDLGAAMTGLGLPDKFTFLFLFTYRYLHVISEEYGRMATAARLRGFVPATSLHAYRTYAALVAMVLVHSYDRSRRVYEAMVLRGFSGRFRSLARFAPGRADVVFLCCCLAVAALAGALDFLPWRAHG
- a CDS encoding protein phosphatase CheZ gives rise to the protein MVNDEELVERLLDKILREVVPELRDSISATIEREVAKTLSRALLESEFHQRLNQEMRQGLQDIYKEINKAAKTENEHSPREDKRQADQLFQEAAQQLDKILQTTESATTDIMDIVEKHMEFQASAVADLNALQQAQADPATISRLREANDALGEDLMRIMTTLSFQDLTGQRIKRIIEAIKKVEQIVLDLYLSTGLQMKAWAEEPQKDIKVLEAEAKQKVSALKGPQTKVGQGDVDDLLAQLGLD
- the ybgF gene encoding tol-pal system protein YbgF gives rise to the protein MKTPNRHHTLLAAALTAAVLGGCAPAPKGPAPLNTPADMWAEMENVKGEVRRINAKVEELSQQVAANKNDPELAGRVARLEGNVNRMASQLAIDLGNQGGAAAPAAPQAGYGQAQAGYGQAQAGYAQPQAGYAQPQTGYAQPQTGYGQGQAGYGQGQPGYAGQATPGGAGPDDGPEIPPYAPAGGYAAPAAQPAVQPAAPAAQPAAPATTAQNPADAVYAKGLASFNAKQYQEALGIFQEFGRNFKTSSLMPNALFWMGECYFQLGDFANAALSYQEVIEKYPKSAKHADALFKRGVAFMKLGNTGAAKLSFKEVIDKYPDSAFAARAKSMMPK
- a CDS encoding NIL domain-containing protein, which translates into the protein MEPASEKKLRKVVYLTFPPEASNKPVVCDLARVYGLAFSILKAQITPRHEGQMTLELSGPAEAYEAGLGYLRDQGIGVAPAAQRISRDADSCIHCGVCTALCPTKALTLNIETRLVEFDDEACSACGMCTKVCPVAAMDIQLENGAM
- a CDS encoding ABC transporter ATP-binding protein, giving the protein MAEPLLTLSGVTYAYPGASRPVLTDVDFRFAPGERIGLFGPNGSGKTTLLHVMMGLIRPTRGEVRYKGGLAVTEKDFRAVRRGIGLLLQNADDQIIYPTVLDDVAFGPLNCGLSPGQARDKAEATLAMLGLDGFGERLSHRLSGGEKKLVSLAGVLAMEPEALFLDEPTNGLDPQTRDHIIAVLAGLGKPVIVISHDWDFLVQVTGIYYTIEAGRLRRDPDFLLHRHVHVHPLGDLEHHHHG